A region from the Hyalangium gracile genome encodes:
- a CDS encoding type VI secretion system contractile sheath domain-containing protein: MAGAFTPVPSGRRFLLTGDSFASELAKAAAGLRVTVPDRLGGAEHRTFEVSFDKLRAFQVMDVIAAVPELKKLQGLTEGFMKADPSRPLTPEEGAARIAEVVGAGKLSAAVSAALGGKPEPTAPAAPSTPAPSSSSGGDLVGELLASAEASSPTATAKAGVDAFVKAMAPKTAGPARMSPDARRAVRDAIELALINTAKDLLAAEPVARIEAGWRGLKFLLEQCPTASGIAIEVVDVAPEQVPDALEQAVNAEPFERPDVCFVVDDTDDVARLRKLASVGEEAQVPVVVAVTPALLGTNLAGLSTALDDAATGTQGDWAELRKDDATRWLCPVLNRMVAASEKRGVLNRASFASPTFAVAAMLSASFVATSGFARITGQGGGLRAPGTWEPSSGKDSGSAYPTEAFLSIRVQTRLSELGVLGVGSGRNTDMLLLSVAPMACGNPHVMPLPAQILTGRIVRFALWVRDQLPAGSSAQEMSALFSQAAEVFLFGGSPELGKLEAQLVPGEGGKQLIKVAAAVKPEQAGTRFQLEFSLPMRH, from the coding sequence GTGGCGGGGGCCTTCACCCCCGTGCCCTCGGGCCGCAGGTTCCTCCTCACCGGAGACTCCTTCGCCTCGGAGCTGGCCAAGGCCGCCGCCGGCCTGCGCGTCACCGTCCCGGACCGTCTGGGCGGGGCCGAGCACCGCACCTTCGAGGTGTCCTTCGACAAGCTGCGCGCCTTCCAGGTGATGGACGTCATCGCCGCCGTGCCCGAGCTCAAGAAGCTCCAGGGCCTCACCGAGGGCTTCATGAAGGCGGACCCCTCCCGCCCCCTCACCCCGGAAGAAGGCGCCGCGCGCATCGCCGAGGTGGTGGGCGCCGGCAAGCTGTCCGCCGCCGTCTCCGCCGCCCTCGGCGGCAAGCCCGAGCCCACCGCTCCCGCCGCGCCGAGCACCCCGGCCCCGTCCTCCAGCAGCGGGGGAGATCTCGTCGGAGAGCTGCTCGCCTCGGCGGAGGCCTCCTCTCCCACCGCCACCGCCAAGGCCGGCGTGGACGCCTTCGTGAAGGCCATGGCCCCCAAGACGGCCGGCCCCGCCCGCATGAGCCCCGACGCGCGCCGCGCCGTGCGTGACGCCATCGAGCTCGCGCTCATCAACACCGCGAAGGACCTGCTCGCCGCCGAGCCCGTGGCCCGCATCGAGGCCGGCTGGCGCGGCCTGAAGTTCCTCCTGGAGCAGTGCCCCACCGCCTCCGGCATCGCCATCGAGGTGGTGGACGTGGCCCCCGAGCAGGTGCCCGACGCCCTGGAGCAGGCCGTGAACGCCGAGCCCTTCGAGCGTCCGGACGTGTGCTTCGTCGTCGATGACACCGATGACGTGGCCCGGCTGCGGAAGCTGGCCTCGGTGGGCGAGGAGGCCCAGGTGCCCGTGGTGGTGGCGGTCACGCCCGCGCTGCTGGGCACGAACCTGGCCGGCCTCTCCACCGCGCTGGATGACGCCGCCACCGGCACCCAGGGCGACTGGGCCGAGCTGCGCAAGGACGACGCCACCCGCTGGCTGTGCCCCGTGCTCAACCGCATGGTGGCCGCCAGCGAGAAGCGCGGCGTGCTCAACCGCGCCAGCTTCGCCAGCCCCACCTTCGCCGTGGCCGCCATGCTCTCGGCCAGCTTCGTGGCCACCAGCGGCTTCGCGCGCATCACCGGCCAGGGCGGCGGCCTGCGCGCCCCCGGGACGTGGGAGCCCTCCAGCGGCAAGGACTCGGGCTCGGCCTACCCCACCGAGGCCTTCCTCTCCATCCGCGTGCAGACGCGCCTGTCCGAGCTCGGTGTCCTCGGCGTGGGCAGCGGCCGCAACACGGACATGCTGCTGCTCTCGGTGGCTCCCATGGCGTGCGGCAACCCCCACGTCATGCCGCTGCCGGCGCAGATCCTCACCGGCCGCATCGTCCGCTTCGCGCTCTGGGTGCGAGACCAGCTCCCCGCCGGCTCCAGCGCCCAGGAGATGTCCGCCCTGTTCTCCCAGGCCGCCGAGGTGTTCCTCTTCGGTGGCTCGCCGGAGCTCGGCAAGCTGGAGGCGCAGCTCGTCCCCGGAGAGGGTGGCAAGCAGCTCATCAAGGTGGCCGCCGCGGTGAAGCCGGAGCAGGCCGGCACCCGCTTCCAGCTCGAGTTCTCCCTGCCCATGCGCCACTGA
- a CDS encoding DUF2378 family protein, which produces MPLTLIAMADRLVFDHTIEGLFVRGLAGQMTPRLKEKLRLAGVDLEHKLLPAYPFDTWTECIGVAARELYPDRPETEGWRLLGERLVEGYQETVLGGSMFAMLKALGPRRMLARAQKSFRSGNNYSEVRVKDLAPTVMELWMNDPGMLRYFVQGVFLAALRASGAPGCTVDIIHADEQGTTYRASWRD; this is translated from the coding sequence GTGCCGCTGACGCTGATCGCCATGGCGGACAGGCTCGTCTTCGATCACACGATCGAGGGACTCTTCGTGCGAGGGCTCGCGGGGCAGATGACTCCGCGACTGAAGGAGAAGCTGCGGCTTGCGGGGGTGGACCTCGAGCACAAGCTGCTGCCCGCCTATCCCTTCGACACATGGACGGAGTGCATCGGCGTGGCGGCGCGGGAGCTGTACCCGGACCGGCCCGAGACGGAGGGGTGGCGGCTGCTCGGCGAGCGGCTGGTGGAGGGCTACCAGGAGACGGTGCTGGGCGGCTCCATGTTCGCGATGCTCAAGGCGCTGGGGCCTCGGCGGATGCTGGCCCGCGCCCAGAAGAGCTTCCGCTCGGGCAACAACTACTCGGAGGTCCGCGTCAAGGACCTGGCGCCCACCGTGATGGAGCTGTGGATGAACGACCCGGGCATGCTGCGTTACTTCGTGCAGGGAGTATTCCTCGCGGCGCTGCGCGCGAGCGGGGCTCCGGGCTGCACCGTGGACATCATCCACGCGGATGAGCAGGGCACCACCTACCGCGCCTCGTGGCGTGACTGA
- a CDS encoding DUF3592 domain-containing protein, producing the protein MSALGLVFLMVGVGSLIGGLVAMGRTKSFLAQAREARAEVVAVQQRTGSNRQKSYYPVFRYRTEQGATKDVVSSVGSNPPRYKEGDSLAILYDPAKPDSVRIHSFFNVWAGALILGAIGVIFLIVAGITMATSG; encoded by the coding sequence GTGTCGGCACTCGGTCTGGTCTTCCTGATGGTCGGTGTGGGGTCGCTGATAGGCGGGCTCGTCGCGATGGGCCGCACCAAGAGCTTCCTCGCCCAGGCGCGAGAGGCTCGGGCCGAGGTGGTGGCCGTGCAGCAGCGCACCGGCAGCAACCGGCAGAAGTCGTACTACCCCGTGTTCCGCTACCGCACGGAGCAGGGCGCCACGAAGGACGTCGTCTCGTCCGTGGGCTCCAACCCGCCGCGCTACAAGGAGGGCGACAGCCTCGCCATCCTCTATGACCCGGCGAAGCCCGACAGCGTGCGCATCCACTCCTTCTTCAACGTGTGGGCCGGGGCGCTCATCCTCGGCGCCATCGGCGTCATCTTCCTCATCGTGGCCGGCATCACGATGGCCACCAGCGGCTGA
- a CDS encoding DUF4166 domain-containing protein: MVATARALAPMPAPSLYAGMLGAHWAGLPPVVRRMHEEGSATGRLTVRRGGGLLSRVIGWLCRFPAAGDAVPTVLRVQREGEGQRWERSFGGHRLVTWQRECARELLGERFGPVECVFRLRPVEGGLAYEQVGALLCLGSWRLPLPRLLAPRVEAMTLEAPRGMRVHVKIGAAVLGWLLTYEGLVNPEETSP; the protein is encoded by the coding sequence GTGGTGGCCACCGCCCGCGCGCTCGCGCCGATGCCGGCTCCGTCGCTCTACGCGGGCATGCTCGGCGCCCACTGGGCGGGGCTGCCTCCCGTCGTCCGTCGCATGCACGAGGAGGGTAGCGCCACGGGGCGCCTCACCGTCCGCCGGGGAGGAGGCCTGCTGTCCCGGGTGATTGGCTGGCTCTGCCGCTTCCCCGCCGCCGGCGACGCGGTGCCCACCGTGCTCCGAGTGCAGCGGGAGGGCGAGGGCCAGCGCTGGGAGCGCAGCTTCGGCGGCCACCGGCTCGTCACCTGGCAGCGCGAGTGCGCGCGGGAGCTGCTCGGCGAGCGGTTCGGTCCGGTGGAGTGTGTCTTCCGGCTGCGGCCCGTGGAGGGAGGGCTCGCCTACGAGCAGGTGGGGGCCTTGCTCTGCCTGGGCTCCTGGCGCCTGCCGCTGCCGCGCCTGCTGGCGCCTCGCGTCGAGGCGATGACGCTCGAGGCTCCCAGGGGCATGCGCGTGCACGTGAAGATTGGCGCCGCCGTCCTGGGCTGGCTGCTCACCTACGAAGGCCTCGTGAATCCGGAGGAGACGTCTCCATGA
- a CDS encoding GNAT family N-acetyltransferase, which translates to MSDTDVVRQAIIREARPEDDSIVGEILVDAYVTQYALKMPEVVYTDERKRALRDVASKRAVASVWVAEVDGEVAGTVALFPPGAPGSEAWLPNAADLRHLATAVRYHGKGLSRPLLDTAEATARQWGVDAITLHVRRGVKGVARMYQQRGYVRTPEGDLDTSTVYLEAYLLRLKP; encoded by the coding sequence ATGAGCGACACGGATGTGGTGCGCCAGGCCATCATTCGGGAGGCCCGACCCGAGGACGACTCCATCGTCGGGGAGATCCTCGTCGACGCGTACGTCACGCAGTACGCCCTGAAGATGCCGGAGGTCGTCTACACCGACGAGCGCAAGCGCGCCCTGCGCGATGTGGCGAGCAAGCGCGCGGTGGCCAGCGTGTGGGTGGCCGAGGTGGACGGCGAGGTGGCTGGCACGGTGGCGCTCTTCCCGCCGGGAGCTCCAGGCTCGGAGGCCTGGCTGCCAAACGCCGCGGACCTGCGGCACCTCGCCACGGCGGTGCGCTACCACGGGAAGGGCCTGTCCCGCCCGCTGCTCGACACGGCGGAGGCGACGGCTCGCCAGTGGGGCGTGGATGCCATCACGCTGCACGTGCGCCGGGGCGTGAAGGGCGTCGCCCGCATGTACCAGCAGCGCGGCTATGTGCGCACTCCCGAGGGAGACCTGGACACGTCCACCGTCTACCTCGAGGCCTACCTGCTGCGCCTGAAGCCCTGA
- a CDS encoding phospholipase D-like domain-containing protein, giving the protein MIRCWPVLILLLTCVGCSYRNHRHDLRIRNVPEGPDGVSQAFFQSTGVALEPGHSVELVNNGRIFDAIEEEVRAARSSIHILSYIWRPGEPSDRLIRALSERQPGVACRVLVDPLGSVNFEAVSSRLVAVGCETRVFRPIQGSISSLNLKRILARMHRKLVVRDGEVGITGGWGIWKSWMGDARNAEEWRDTNVRVWGPVVRQIQQAFAENWQEAGGDFLPSECFPALAPAGEARAGFIGSTGESFLSDGRRMTLVAIAAARHRLWIANSYFIPTDDIRDMLILKVKQGVDVRVLVPGRHHDVSPVHAGQRASYAKLLEGGVRIWEYELSMMHSKVILVDDQLSVIGSTNMDPLSLNDVEEGSLVVEDATLAAAVAAAFEKDLVHSRQIHARGWRQRGWIRKLAENFPRLIDRFL; this is encoded by the coding sequence GTGATCCGTTGCTGGCCCGTCCTCATCCTCCTCCTGACGTGCGTGGGCTGTTCCTACCGCAACCACCGGCATGATCTGCGCATCCGGAACGTGCCGGAGGGGCCGGATGGGGTGTCCCAGGCCTTCTTCCAGTCCACGGGCGTGGCGCTCGAGCCCGGCCACAGCGTGGAGCTGGTGAACAACGGCCGCATCTTCGACGCCATCGAGGAGGAGGTGCGCGCGGCGCGCTCCAGCATCCACATCCTCAGCTACATCTGGCGACCGGGCGAGCCCTCGGATCGGCTCATCCGCGCCCTGAGCGAGCGTCAGCCGGGCGTGGCCTGCCGGGTGCTCGTGGATCCGTTGGGCAGCGTGAACTTCGAGGCGGTGTCCTCGAGGCTGGTGGCCGTGGGCTGCGAGACGCGCGTCTTCCGCCCCATCCAGGGCTCCATCTCCTCGCTGAACCTCAAGCGCATCCTGGCGCGCATGCACCGCAAGCTGGTGGTGCGCGACGGAGAGGTGGGCATCACCGGCGGGTGGGGCATCTGGAAGAGCTGGATGGGAGACGCGCGCAACGCCGAGGAGTGGCGCGACACGAACGTGCGGGTGTGGGGGCCGGTGGTGCGGCAGATCCAGCAGGCCTTCGCGGAGAACTGGCAGGAGGCGGGCGGCGACTTCCTGCCCTCCGAGTGCTTCCCTGCGCTGGCTCCGGCGGGCGAGGCGCGAGCCGGCTTCATCGGCAGCACGGGCGAGTCCTTCCTCTCGGACGGGCGGAGGATGACGCTGGTGGCGATCGCCGCGGCCCGGCACCGGCTGTGGATCGCCAACTCCTACTTCATCCCGACCGACGACATCCGCGACATGCTCATCCTGAAGGTGAAGCAGGGCGTGGATGTGCGGGTGCTGGTGCCCGGCCGGCACCATGACGTCTCTCCGGTGCACGCGGGGCAGCGCGCCTCGTACGCGAAGCTGCTGGAGGGGGGCGTGCGCATCTGGGAGTACGAGCTGTCGATGATGCACTCCAAGGTCATCCTGGTGGACGACCAGCTGAGCGTCATCGGCTCGACGAACATGGACCCGCTCTCCCTCAACGACGTGGAGGAGGGCTCGCTGGTGGTGGAGGACGCCACGCTGGCGGCGGCCGTGGCGGCGGCCTTCGAGAAGGACCTGGTCCACTCGCGACAGATTCACGCGCGAGGGTGGCGGCAGCGCGGGTGGATTCGCAAGCTGGCCGAGAACTTCCCGCGGCTCATCGACCGCTTCCTATAG
- a CDS encoding helix-turn-helix transcriptional regulator, translating to MKLPSAEQTRSRCASAMLEKWFTPEERGPHGLPTELWERLSLLATLEGGGTQEQRTWKRQGKDRSLKVTFTPLEEEGRPSSWVLLLEELLHGVPMPARWRKVLTPREAEVVELALYYFDNRDIGQQLGCTEATVKKHLQRAFEKLAVENRNMLLYWAVRPDQRGEFQTTE from the coding sequence GTGAAGCTGCCTTCCGCCGAGCAGACGCGCTCCAGGTGCGCCTCGGCGATGCTGGAGAAATGGTTCACCCCGGAGGAGCGAGGCCCCCATGGCCTGCCCACCGAGCTGTGGGAACGTCTGTCATTGCTGGCGACCCTCGAGGGCGGGGGAACGCAGGAGCAGCGCACCTGGAAGCGGCAGGGCAAGGACCGGAGCCTGAAAGTCACCTTCACCCCCCTGGAGGAGGAGGGAAGGCCCTCCTCCTGGGTGCTGCTGCTCGAGGAGCTCCTGCATGGCGTGCCCATGCCCGCCAGGTGGCGCAAGGTGCTGACCCCGCGCGAGGCCGAAGTCGTCGAGCTTGCGCTCTATTACTTCGACAACCGAGACATCGGTCAGCAGCTGGGGTGCACGGAAGCCACCGTGAAGAAGCACCTGCAGCGCGCCTTCGAGAAGCTGGCGGTGGAGAACCGCAACATGTTGCTGTACTGGGCCGTCCGCCCCGACCAGCGAGGAGAATTCCAGACGACGGAGTGA
- a CDS encoding immunoglobulin domain-containing family protein: MNPGQALRSLLVPWLLVTAVVVGGCTDEEVQVSILPASATVSAGDSFLFTTEVKGADDPSVTWSVPAGDAAGTITDAGLYTAPMTAGTYEVKATSVADPTRSATATVTVLPPTSVAVTVTPGPVSVRRDGRQTFSATVTGTEDRRVTWRVQEGAAGGTINSDGTYSAPASAGTFHVEATSVADPRAKGSVTVTVTTTGVASVTLAPINPTVVSGQFLPFSGVVYGVQYTTPIQWSVVEPQGGGITSGGLYLAPLREGLFHITAAARGDTGKRAQTLVDVQQPTGISVWIAPRSPSVPPGGQQSFTASVSGTPNQGVTWSVRETGGGTITDGGIYTAPQLTGTGASYTIVATSTADPTKRAEIAVQVTSQLAFSVAINPSTITLRPGASTVFSASVSADAGNVGYTPTLIWRVLESGGGTINASGNYTAPSTPGIYHVAAEASTASQPSKLNDTFATVKVE, translated from the coding sequence ATGAACCCTGGTCAAGCGCTCCGCAGCCTCCTCGTCCCCTGGCTCCTGGTCACCGCCGTGGTCGTCGGCGGCTGCACCGATGAGGAGGTCCAGGTCTCCATCCTCCCCGCGTCCGCCACCGTCTCCGCGGGCGACAGCTTCCTGTTCACCACGGAGGTGAAGGGGGCGGACGATCCCTCCGTCACCTGGAGCGTGCCGGCGGGCGACGCGGCGGGCACCATCACCGACGCCGGCCTCTACACGGCTCCCATGACGGCGGGCACCTACGAGGTGAAGGCCACCAGCGTCGCCGACCCCACCCGGAGCGCCACCGCCACGGTGACGGTGCTCCCCCCCACGAGCGTGGCCGTCACCGTCACGCCCGGCCCCGTCTCCGTGCGGAGGGATGGACGCCAGACCTTCTCCGCCACCGTCACCGGCACCGAGGACCGGCGCGTCACCTGGCGCGTCCAGGAGGGGGCGGCGGGCGGCACCATCAACTCGGATGGCACCTACAGCGCCCCGGCCAGCGCGGGCACCTTCCACGTGGAGGCCACCAGCGTGGCCGACCCGCGCGCGAAGGGCTCCGTGACGGTGACGGTGACGACGACCGGCGTGGCGTCCGTGACCCTGGCGCCCATCAACCCCACCGTCGTCTCGGGCCAGTTCCTGCCCTTCAGCGGCGTGGTGTATGGCGTCCAGTACACCACTCCCATCCAGTGGAGCGTTGTGGAGCCGCAGGGAGGTGGCATCACCTCGGGCGGGCTCTACCTCGCCCCGTTGCGCGAGGGCCTCTTCCACATCACCGCCGCCGCCCGGGGTGACACCGGCAAGCGCGCCCAGACGCTCGTCGACGTGCAGCAGCCCACGGGCATCTCCGTCTGGATTGCCCCGCGCAGCCCCTCGGTGCCGCCCGGCGGGCAGCAGAGCTTCACGGCCAGCGTCTCCGGCACACCGAACCAGGGCGTCACCTGGAGCGTCCGTGAGACGGGGGGCGGCACCATCACGGACGGAGGCATCTACACCGCGCCGCAGCTCACGGGGACTGGCGCCTCCTACACCATCGTCGCGACCAGCACCGCGGACCCGACGAAGCGCGCGGAGATCGCCGTGCAGGTGACGAGCCAGCTCGCCTTCTCGGTCGCCATCAACCCGAGCACCATCACGCTGCGGCCCGGCGCCTCCACGGTCTTCTCCGCGTCCGTGTCGGCGGATGCCGGGAACGTCGGCTATACGCCCACGCTCATCTGGCGCGTGCTGGAGAGCGGAGGCGGCACCATCAACGCGAGTGGCAACTACACGGCGCCCTCCACCCCGGGCATCTACCACGTGGCCGCCGAGGCCTCGACCGCCTCGCAGCCCTCGAAGCTCAACGACACCTTCGCCACGGTCAAGGTGGAGTGA